The Pieris napi chromosome 11, ilPieNapi1.2, whole genome shotgun sequence DNA segment CAAGGTCGTTTATGCTATTTAACTCAGCCTACATGACAAAGCCATATACGTCACTCTCTAGATAACTCATTAGTTAAACATAGATTGGTAGACTTTGAATTGATTCACTAAATTACGTATACGAATTTATCACGTTTGCACGTTGTCCCTCAAACTTCGAAATTTTGCGAAGAATGGTTTTGGAATTTTCTcatgcaaaaacaaatatgtacacaatattttttgtcacAGAAGATTTCCTGTTTAAtagataattgaaataaacataaatcatattattttcttttagtaGCGCCTGCTTAAAAGtcatcataattattattgtattatctttgtatatttcatcGTTTGTGACAAGCATCAGTTTGTTCCTGCACTTGCAGCCTGCAGGCATAACAGACTGgcaaaatgaataatttttgtattttataatatcgtGTTCGCATCATGTTATCTCAATGCCACAAGATGTGAGATTTGCATATAACTTGACAGCACAATgcgattttaaatacaatatacaatttaagtCTAGCCTTATTTGATGTGTAAATAATGAGCAAGGTTTTCGCATTAATGGACTAAATGTCATCTTAATTAAATCATACATTCACAATTGACAATTTACATCGAACGCGTTGAAATCAATCGTTCTTCATTCAGACGAACTACCGCGCTATTGGTGTTTTATAAGTCGCCTTATCTTAGGTGTTTTCAATAAAGGAATAGCGAATTTCTTACATCCATGGATTAATAGGTAATGAAGTCACGTGTCTCCCGCGTGACTGACTGTCACGTCCAGTGAATCGACCTTCACCTTGACCAGCGCACGCGTCGTGATCATTGCTAATGTCTTCGGCGTGAGGCGTCATGCGTGTCTCGATAATCTTGCAGACTTCAGTtgctaattaatataaaactgttGAATTAGatgaaattgtaataaagTTTTGTTGTCTATCTATTGCCCTGGttttataaatgtactaaTTCCAAATACGTAGTCGGTATAAATGCAGAAGGAAATATAAGGAGTGACTAGTAACATTATAACTGAAGTACATGAGTGTCAATCAAACGCAAATTGAATGAGTTGCAATATTAACATTTCCAATATACAATTTGCTGGAGACTTAACGAATTACTTTTGTTACAGAGCAACAAGCCGATAATGGAAAAAAGGCGTCGCGCGCGCATCAATAATTGTCTCAACGAGCTCAAGGCGCTGATCCTCGATGCGATGAAAAAAGACGTAAGTATTTACTTGTCTCATAAAAAGCACTTTGCCTTACTGCTCGTAATGGCTGACGCGTTTGAAATTACCGTGAAATTCTTAACTGATTCTTTATTACAGCCCGCCAGGCATTCGAAGCTTGAGAAGGCGGACATTCTGGAGATGACGGTGAAGCATTTGGAAGGTTTGCGAACAGAAGGCACCGGGTCACCTGATAGGTTCAAGGCTGGATATCGTCATTGTGTATCTGAGGTTGCGAAATTCCCGGGTCTTGAGACTGGATTGAAGAGGCGCCTAGTGAGACACTTGGAAGGATGTGTTAATACAACAGGAAGCAGACCCGCTGCGGCGCCCACTCCTCCTTCTGATGTCGAAGATGTTAATCCTCCACAGCACTCGGCTATTTTCATATCAGGTaagatttattgattttatttttattatctccttacaaattttttttggaatgtcAACTTACCTATCTCACACGTTGTCTATCTCCTCTCTGGCAGTAGCTATGGCATCTTAGCTATGGCCTTATCTTATTTGATATTgaatttacaaaacaaaatattttaaacaccaCGAATTGTAGTGATAACGCAACATAACGCTTGTcttaatatcatttataattctCACAAATCTCTCTTTTTAAACTACACAACTAATTCTGAATATCCTACTTTTACAAATGCATATAGATTTTAAATGAGATATTAATTTTAGCAGGTGCCGGTTCTGGTGTACGCTTGGTGCCCACGCGTCTACCCAACGGAGACATCGCTCTGGTCCTACCAGCTGGAGTCAACGCTGGTACCCTAAGCACCGTACCATCACTTGTGCCTTTATCGCCTCGAGGTGCATCATCAGCCGCTTCAGAGCCGCGCTGTTTCTCCCCCGCTAGCTCAGGCTGGGATACACCCCCACCACCTACAGAGGAATCATCACCTTTAGCGTTAGTTACTCGAAGACCTGCTGAAGAAAAGCCTTGGAGACCCTGGTGACACTCCCTTCATTCCTTAGCCTTATCTgtgatacataataattaaagtatagTAGCTTAATCTGATCTGACTAGTTGCAAAGTTTCGCCTGCTTCTACTGTCTTTAATTTGAGAGAATTCTAAACCATGAACATAGCTTTACGGATGTTGTTCCACATTGAATGCTCTGTATTTGGCAGTATTTTACAACACCATAAATTAAGTTGTGGCGGCCATTGTGACCCATGTCAGATCATTTTAGCGCTGTAagacatattataataacttgtaTGTGGTTTATGAGTGATCGAAAGTTCCTATTAATTAATTCGTGGTCAGTTGAATTAGTTTCGCCATTTAGGTAGGTCTTCCCTTAGGTTAAGTTTGTAAAGTTTTGTGTATGACATCTATGGCAGTATTTCAGAGAGAGGGACGATTGTGTccaatatattaaatcatatGTTGCACTTAGTGCCATATTATATTAGATTGTGAATGTTGAATTAATAGAGCACGCATTTTTGTATAtcctaattataatttattaactataCGACCTGTAAATTCGACTTTGAGTATTCAATTTGTTCACCAACGGCTTATTCATTCTATATAATAACGCTAGCATTGTGGGGAAAAACATCGGACCGGACAACCGGACATTGAATGCCTACGTCATCCAACCAGCACCGGTAGTTAGTGATTCCCAATAAGATCGTGAACCCAACTTCaatgtttagtttttgtaCAAATCAGTACGGAAATAACTACATCGAAATTGCATACAAATACGTCAGGTTCGATATCGCGATTGAAAGGCATCGACCAGGGCATCGACAGCGTGGTACATTGTTGCCTAATAAGCCTCTTAAACGCtgttgaatattattaaaaaaatcacctAAACTATTGAACGGATTATAATAGATACGGTATACATATTGGCAGGGCTTTTTTGTTACTTAGGGCCTGTTATATCTCGAATCTCTCTTCTTTGTTTGAATAATTTTGATCTGTTAAgtaatttgtcttaaaatttttgtaatgaccaaataatttaatgatagAAATAAAGCTCTATTCTTTAAGATAATTATCCAAcatttatcattaaaaatattccgTTAACAGGTAATGGTAATTTAGAGATACTATTAACTAGATATAaaacattgtatttaattatttaactaagaaTTCTGCGtgccttaaaaataaacagcaAAGTCATAGTCTtccattataatttaatttaagttgaCGAGATAAATATTGCGCTCGTAAATAACAAATTAGTGTATAAAGAATATGTTTAGCGATaactaacatattttttagtttatagtgttaaaatagttatattcGTACGTACTTATTGTTACCACGACATCTTTACCTGGCCGGAAATCCAATTAAACCATTTAATCGAAtcataagttaaaaaatatataagtaaaaatcTGAAGTTTTCGCATTATTATGAATCAACAAGttctgtgtattttttaaattgcattcGCGATTTTATAACCATTTcgatttaattgtaaaaataaacgtcGATAAATgtcaattttgttattaaacgtttttgtattatatatgtgtgCATAAATACCTACCTACCTGtagtttttattcttattttataaatgtatgaaGTGATATTATGATAAGTTTACTCATAAGTATGAAAAGACATGTAATAAACGTTTAAAATCATTGTGATCTTTTATTATCTCCACccaaagtttatttttgaaagaaaactgaacgtcgtctgtttaaataataacttttaaggCAATTAGCCTTCATAATCTGTAAAAATGATTGTTACGCCGGGAATCGAATTATGGATCTCCAAGACAGTAACTCATCACGAAGACTGTGATGCATAGTTACATGGACATCATGAgaatatgattattattcattacgtACTGCTCAAGGATTGATAATAATTGGCTCAAAATTGTTGTTGTTTCTTTGTATTCTTTTATCTTGTTTTTGAGGTTAATTATAGGTacatatgtcgcagccaactagcttaaaaggctaggctaTTAATTGAACAGCTTATGTACATGCTTctgtatacaaaaaaaactttgtaacagaaataaagatttttataaccataatattttagtattggTCCGAtaggatttattttataaaaactttagttAATACCTATATTTCTATCATAGATTTGCCTAGTATCACGTGTGCCTCCCTATGTTAGTTTATATCGTGCATTCTAATTTTTTGGTCAAAAAGGTTCTGGAGCTCATAGAATGACGGTGATTCATCAAGGCTAAGACTCAAAAGTCCGAGattagcgccattgatttttttatttctttggttATCTGTGCCACAAAATGCCCGCGAGTTGGCGGTGTATGGACTGTGGACAGTAAAATATTAGAATGCTGTCAAACGCTATCCGGTCACAGCATGTCTTAAATTGGTTCCTTTTTTCTGTTATCATATTCTGCTGTTGCATTACTTATCTACTTATTGTTTTACTACTAAAAACCTTAAGGAACAAGAATATAATGAAACCCATTCTTGTTcttctattattttacatataaaccATTCACGTGTATAATATTCTCTAGTAAAATAACGCGGTTCCCGCTGTTTATATGCTTAGATCGTAATTCCACGTTAACATTTTCGCGTAGgctgtaataaattaaataaatcaaatgttTTAAGAGATTAACGCCCGTACTTATGCTATTTTGTATCGCCACTATATTTAACTTTTGATTAGAAATAAAGTCGATATTCAGCTTATATTTCGAAAATTGTTTAAGAACCTTATACAATTTTTgagtaaagaaaaaaagtgTCGCTACAACCCTTAGTATTCTCCTCAGGtttctttatctgtttcgtgataatttttataatcaaatgTAATTAGCCTTTCTGTCCCTATTGGTGCCAGCCCAGGATGGAACCAAGTTTATCTAACCCACCAGTAGGCCAAGACAGCTCCAAACAATATAAACACGCATTTTAAAAGACTTTTTCTTTTACCGCACGCtaacttttttgtttaaaaggctATAAAATAACGAAGAGGTACCAACAACGCAAACCCATTTAGATTATTATCTCCGATATCAGTTCAGCGTGTTTAATTCAAAGCCTACATGAATTGAGCGCGCTCATGCACAATGTATGGATCACGAATAGCCTTATTGTATGTAGGTCGTGATGTGAAGAAAAAACCTGAATCTGTACATGGATACTGCTCATTTAGCTTAAAGGCACtttcaaaattacataaatcgAACATAAAACAGAAATTAACTTACAGTGAACTACTagactttttatatatattaactgtatattatataaaaataatagatacttttacatttaaacacgttactattaaaatcttttttttggGTATCTGTGTGACCTTTTTTCAAAAGGCCTCttccaaatcccgccatttcTCTCTGCACCGTGCCACTATTTGCCATGTAcctgctgtttctttaatttcgtTCTTCCACCTTTTAAGTTGTCTTCCTCTTCTTCGTTTGCTGTACCTTGAGCACCAGTTTAGTACTTTTTGGCTCtacttttctgttcctcttgTTCCATTTCCAcctaagtttttttttgtaacatctGTTACCTTAGTTGTTTTTcttgaagaaaaaaaagaaaaaaattctttattttgtctattCTTTTCTTCAAATcccaattatatattaatagataaaggaaaaataaataactagctgAACGACATATCTTATTAGATTTAAGTTGATGGATATTTAATctcaaaaattacaataatcgCTTGTATGAGATTACAATGTAACTTACAATCTATTTATGTTCCTATGTGTTCTGTGTCTGGCCGAGTACACTCACCAAATACCCTCAGCATATAGACAATATGTATTGCTTAAgggttacataaataaatggaCTATCCaccacaaaaaaaatgtatttgaacCACTACTTTCTAAGAAGTCCGGCAATGCCTGGCTGTGGCTTATCAACgtacagaaatcctcggagcagtgaggtcgctccgtgaagcctgcgaagtgcccaggtgcttctggaaggagctaggctggcttagttagccaggacttcacgcacaacggacctaaTGAGAGTCTAAGTGTGAAAACTGAATCAACCAACCGTTGTTATAGTAAACTATAGAAAACCTAAGAAAATATACCAATTTTGCGCAAGTACTTGGTTGatcctggaagagatcgcttgaaagcgataaggccacaCATTGCCCTCCTTATTACTTAAGTGTTATCATTACAGGTTTTGTAATGAAATGaagattgaaataaataaatattttttaaccttAGTAATATATCCGCTGCATTGCTTAATTTGTAAGCAATACTTTGTGcctattttagtatagtagctTTATTCtaggagtacattgtctttacatataataatttaactaatgtatacaaaatattgtaaacctattttaaaagaatatgTGTGGAGTTCCTCctcattcttctccacacgaaactactttcaaaagtgccattttaggtctAATTGGAATACAtgatttgattatatttaagaCGAGGTTGACAAATGACTGTTTTAGCATCCAATTTTGAATATCTATTGCCATTTTTTGCTAACAAAAGGGTTACGTGCTACGGATGTTTCAAACGCCGACGGTGGTCGGGCTAATTCGTCAATGAAGGGTCCATAACATCCGTTTGTTTGCACTGTTTCGACACTAATAGCGGGCTATTGAAG contains these protein-coding regions:
- the LOC125053644 gene encoding protein hairy isoform X2, translated to MVTGVAGTQAHPANMSSNGDQKKGDNRRSNKPIMEKRRRARINNCLNELKALILDAMKKDPARHSKLEKADILEMTVKHLEGLRTEGTGSPDRFKAGYRHCVSEVAKFPGLETGLKRRLVRHLEGCVNTTGSRPAAAPTPPSDVEDVNPPQHSAIFISGAGSGVRLVPTRLPNGDIALVLPAGVNAGTLSTVPSLVPLSPRGASSAASEPRCFSPASSGWDTPPPPTEESSPLALVTRRPAEEKPWRPW
- the LOC125053644 gene encoding protein hairy isoform X1 — encoded protein: MVTGVAGTQAHPANMSSNGDQKKGDNRRSNKPIMEKRRRARINNCLNELKALILDAMKKDPARHSKLEKADILEMTVKHLEGLRTEGTGSPDRFKAGYRHCVSEVAKFPGLETGLKRRLVRHLEGCVNTTGSRPAAAPTPPSDVEDVNPPQHSAIFISAGAGSGVRLVPTRLPNGDIALVLPAGVNAGTLSTVPSLVPLSPRGASSAASEPRCFSPASSGWDTPPPPTEESSPLALVTRRPAEEKPWRPW